From one Stigmatopora nigra isolate UIUO_SnigA chromosome 8, RoL_Snig_1.1, whole genome shotgun sequence genomic stretch:
- the LOC144200293 gene encoding SR-related and CTD-associated factor 8-like isoform X6 codes for MEAVSAFNTELFSMIDMQPPISRAKMMAVTKFAIKAIKLYKHVVQIVEKFIKRCKPELKVPGLYVVDSIVRQSRHQFGVEKDVFGPRFLKNFSETFRNLLLCPEDDKIKIVRVLNLWQKNAVFDMDIIQPLMDMANEALQTRQPSVPTEPQAPYSAEPQAPFLAEPPAAPPLSQMSDSDALAAVAQLFQSPHGHEIQRMLENWQQAEKIRAAGATDGLDAAPGNVPPLPAANEDWSAPAEAPAGFPQRLAGHYDYGDEPGGEVTAPNPAAAAAGSFGVAIGQMHDTLALPPLAAAHGHDTGAFERVADFGERPSFPGPYHYRGESASRRAQPAEDTSSRRPRVYGGRTRSRSRSPRRRSPPAPSRSRRAWGSGSRSADRRRRSPPLRTVEERQRDRERRQKGLPTFKSKMLCVCTTTLWLGQLDKKTQESDVVSLLEEFGQIQSVNMIPPRGCAYAAMVHRLDAYTALNKLSRGSFKVNGKPVKVAWAFNKGLKRTHKKFWDVDQGVTYIPWDQVKADELESYREGGMLDPDTLKEEWKKSLELNRLHPEEEENEEVTSALPEITATIENGLSETTGSGQTPIQVPTGPLPFSPLAALAVPPELVGNASALQSTSGAPTEPHPPPPPFPRLGSPPPQPPLASPSATAKLSPRRFPAPVAAAAAPGGSPFPSERFRPAFPPRGPPFTLPEGATSPPSRWRLVGPPGHTLRGGW; via the exons ATGGAAGCGGTCAGCGCCTTCAATACGGAG CTCTTCTCCATGATCGACATGCAGCCTCCGATATCTCGAGCCAAGATGATGGCCGTCACCAAGTTTGCCATCAAAGCCATCAAG CTCTACAAACACGTCGTCCAGATCGTCGAAAAGTTTATCAAGCGG TGTAAACCGGAGCTGAAAGTGCCGGGCTTGTACGTGGTGGACTCCATCGTGCGTCAGTCGCGTCACCAGTTCGGAGTAGAAAAGGATGTGTTCGGGCCGCGCTTCTTGAAAAACTTTTCCGAGACCTTTCGCAACCTTTTACTCTGCCCGGAAGACGACAAG ATCAAAATTGTCCGGGTGTTGAACCTGTGGCAGAAGAATGCCGTGTTTGACATGGACATCATTCAGCCTCTGATGGACATGGCAAATGAAGCCCTGCAGACTCGACAACCCTCGG TTCCCACAGAGCCGCAAGCTCCGTATTCGGCGGAGCCGCAAGCTCCGTTTTTGGCGGAGCCACCCGCGGCCCCACCTCTGTCTCAGATGTCCGATTCGGACGCTTTGGCCGCCGTGGCCCAGCTCTTCCAGTCCCCGCACGGTCACGAG ATCCAAAGAATGCTTGAAAATTGGCAGCAAGCGGAGAAGATTCGGGCGGCGGGCGCCACCGACGGGCTGGACGCCGCCCCGGGGAACGTGCCCCCCCTCCCCGCCGCCAATGAAGACTGGAGCGCCCCGGCGGAG GCGCCCGCCGGATTTCCCCAGAGACTAGCGGGCCACTATGATTACGGCGACGAACCCGGCGGGGAAGTGACCGCGCCCaacccggcggcggcggcggcgggctcttT CGGCGTGGCCATCGGACAGATGCACGACACGCTCGCTCTTCCTCCACTGGCAGCGGCACACGGACACGACACGGGCGCCTTCGAG CGCGTGGCCGACTTTGGCGAGCGTCCCTCCTTTCCCGGCCCGTACCATTACAGAGGGGAGTCTGCGTCACGACGT GCCCAGCCGGCGGAGGATACGTCCTCGCGGAGACCCAGAGTCTACGGCGGGAGAACCAGATCTCGCTCTAG ATCTCCCCGGAGAAGATCCCCGCCGGCGCCGTCGCGCTCCCGAAGGGCCTGGGGCTCCGGATCGCGCTCGGCCGACAGGCGCCGCCGCTCCCCGCCCCTGCGCACCGTGGAAGAGCGCCAGCGAGACAGGGAGCGGCGGCAAAAGGGCCTGCCCACCTTCAAGAGCAAGATGCTTTGCG tgtgcACCACTACGCTGTGGCTGGGTCAGCTGGACAAGAAAACCCAAGAGTCAGACGTGGTGTCCCTCCTGGAGGAGTTTGGTCAGATCCAGTCCGTCAAC ATGATCCCTCCGAGGGGTTGCGCCTACGCCGCCATGGTCCACAGATTGGACGCCTACACGGCCCTCAACAAGCTCAGTCGCGGCTCCTTTAAAGTCAACGGCAAGCCCGTCAAG GTGGCGTGGGCTTTTAACAAAGGCTTGAAGCGCACCCACAAGAAGTTTTGGGACGTGGACCAAGGCGTCACTTACATCCCCTGGGACCAGGTCAAAGCCGACGAACTGGAAAGCTACCGGGAAGGCGGAATGCTGGACCCCGACACGCTCAAAGAAG agtggaaaaaaagtctGGAGCTCAACAGACTGCacccagaggaggaggagaacgagGAGGTGACGTCTGCACTGCCGGAAATCACCGCCACGATCGAAAACGGCCTCTCGGAAACGACGGGGAGCGGCCAGACTCCCATTCAG GTGCCGACAGGTCCGCTTCCTTTTTCGCCGTTGGCGGCTTTGGCCGTCCCGCCGGAGTTGGTGGGCAACGCTTCAG CCCTCCAATCTACGAGCGGTGCGCCGACCGAGCCccacccgcc TCCGCCGCCATTCCCCCGACTGGGCTCCCCGCCTCCACAGCCCCCACTGGCGTCCCCGAGCGCGACGGCGAAGCTCTCTCCTCGGCGCTTCCCGGCGcccgttgccgccgccgccgcacccGGAGGATCCCCCTTCCCCTCGGAGAGATTCCGTCCGGCGTTCCCCCCCCGGGGACCCCCTTTCACGCTGCCGGAGGGCGCGACGTCGCCCCCTTCCAGGTGGAGGTTGGTCGGACCGCCTGGTCACACCCTCCGGGGGGGCTGGTGA
- the LOC144200293 gene encoding SR-related and CTD-associated factor 8-like isoform X2 has product MEAVSAFNTELFSMIDMQPPISRAKMMAVTKFAIKAIKLYKHVVQIVEKFIKRCKPELKVPGLYVVDSIVRQSRHQFGVEKDVFGPRFLKNFSETFRNLLLCPEDDKIKIVRVLNLWQKNAVFDMDIIQPLMDMANEALQTRQPSVPTEPQAPYSAEPQAPFLAEPPAAPPLSQMSDSDALAAVAQLFQSPHGHEIQRMLENWQQAEKIRAAGATDGLDAAPGNVPPLPAANEDWSAPAEAPAGFPQRLAGHYDYGDEPGGEVTAPNPAAAAAGSFGVAIGQMHDTLALPPLAAAHGHDTGAFERVADFGERPSFPGPYHYRGESASRRAQPAEDTSSRRPRVYGGRTRSRSRSPRRRSPPAPSRSRRAWGSGSRSADRRRRSPPLRTVEERQRDRERRQKGLPTFKSKMLCVCTTTLWLGQLDKKTQESDVVSLLEEFGQIQSVNMIPPRGCAYAAMVHRLDAYTALNKLSRGSFKVNGKPVKVAWAFNKGLKRTHKKFWDVDQGVTYIPWDQVKADELESYREGGMLDPDTLKEEWKKSLELNRLHPEEEENEEVTSALPEITATIENGLSETTGSGQTPIQVPTGPLPFSPLAALAVPPELVGNASALQSTSGAPTEPHPPPPPPFPRLGSPPPPPFPRLGSPPPQPPLASPSATAKLSPRRFPAPVAAAAAPGGSPFPSERFRPAFPPRGPPFTLPEGATSPPSRWRLVGPPGHTLRGGW; this is encoded by the exons ATGGAAGCGGTCAGCGCCTTCAATACGGAG CTCTTCTCCATGATCGACATGCAGCCTCCGATATCTCGAGCCAAGATGATGGCCGTCACCAAGTTTGCCATCAAAGCCATCAAG CTCTACAAACACGTCGTCCAGATCGTCGAAAAGTTTATCAAGCGG TGTAAACCGGAGCTGAAAGTGCCGGGCTTGTACGTGGTGGACTCCATCGTGCGTCAGTCGCGTCACCAGTTCGGAGTAGAAAAGGATGTGTTCGGGCCGCGCTTCTTGAAAAACTTTTCCGAGACCTTTCGCAACCTTTTACTCTGCCCGGAAGACGACAAG ATCAAAATTGTCCGGGTGTTGAACCTGTGGCAGAAGAATGCCGTGTTTGACATGGACATCATTCAGCCTCTGATGGACATGGCAAATGAAGCCCTGCAGACTCGACAACCCTCGG TTCCCACAGAGCCGCAAGCTCCGTATTCGGCGGAGCCGCAAGCTCCGTTTTTGGCGGAGCCACCCGCGGCCCCACCTCTGTCTCAGATGTCCGATTCGGACGCTTTGGCCGCCGTGGCCCAGCTCTTCCAGTCCCCGCACGGTCACGAG ATCCAAAGAATGCTTGAAAATTGGCAGCAAGCGGAGAAGATTCGGGCGGCGGGCGCCACCGACGGGCTGGACGCCGCCCCGGGGAACGTGCCCCCCCTCCCCGCCGCCAATGAAGACTGGAGCGCCCCGGCGGAG GCGCCCGCCGGATTTCCCCAGAGACTAGCGGGCCACTATGATTACGGCGACGAACCCGGCGGGGAAGTGACCGCGCCCaacccggcggcggcggcggcgggctcttT CGGCGTGGCCATCGGACAGATGCACGACACGCTCGCTCTTCCTCCACTGGCAGCGGCACACGGACACGACACGGGCGCCTTCGAG CGCGTGGCCGACTTTGGCGAGCGTCCCTCCTTTCCCGGCCCGTACCATTACAGAGGGGAGTCTGCGTCACGACGT GCCCAGCCGGCGGAGGATACGTCCTCGCGGAGACCCAGAGTCTACGGCGGGAGAACCAGATCTCGCTCTAG ATCTCCCCGGAGAAGATCCCCGCCGGCGCCGTCGCGCTCCCGAAGGGCCTGGGGCTCCGGATCGCGCTCGGCCGACAGGCGCCGCCGCTCCCCGCCCCTGCGCACCGTGGAAGAGCGCCAGCGAGACAGGGAGCGGCGGCAAAAGGGCCTGCCCACCTTCAAGAGCAAGATGCTTTGCG tgtgcACCACTACGCTGTGGCTGGGTCAGCTGGACAAGAAAACCCAAGAGTCAGACGTGGTGTCCCTCCTGGAGGAGTTTGGTCAGATCCAGTCCGTCAAC ATGATCCCTCCGAGGGGTTGCGCCTACGCCGCCATGGTCCACAGATTGGACGCCTACACGGCCCTCAACAAGCTCAGTCGCGGCTCCTTTAAAGTCAACGGCAAGCCCGTCAAG GTGGCGTGGGCTTTTAACAAAGGCTTGAAGCGCACCCACAAGAAGTTTTGGGACGTGGACCAAGGCGTCACTTACATCCCCTGGGACCAGGTCAAAGCCGACGAACTGGAAAGCTACCGGGAAGGCGGAATGCTGGACCCCGACACGCTCAAAGAAG agtggaaaaaaagtctGGAGCTCAACAGACTGCacccagaggaggaggagaacgagGAGGTGACGTCTGCACTGCCGGAAATCACCGCCACGATCGAAAACGGCCTCTCGGAAACGACGGGGAGCGGCCAGACTCCCATTCAG GTGCCGACAGGTCCGCTTCCTTTTTCGCCGTTGGCGGCTTTGGCCGTCCCGCCGGAGTTGGTGGGCAACGCTTCAG CCCTCCAATCTACGAGCGGTGCGCCGACCGAGCCccacccgccgccgccgccgccattccCCCGACTGGGCTCCCCGCCTCCGCCGCCATTCCCCCGACTGGGCTCCCCGCCTCCACAGCCCCCACTGGCGTCCCCGAGCGCGACGGCGAAGCTCTCTCCTCGGCGCTTCCCGGCGcccgttgccgccgccgccgcacccGGAGGATCCCCCTTCCCCTCGGAGAGATTCCGTCCGGCGTTCCCCCCCCGGGGACCCCCTTTCACGCTGCCGGAGGGCGCGACGTCGCCCCCTTCCAGGTGGAGGTTGGTCGGACCGCCTGGTCACACCCTCCGGGGGGGCTGGTGA
- the LOC144200293 gene encoding SR-related and CTD-associated factor 8-like isoform X5 gives MEAVSAFNTELFSMIDMQPPISRAKMMAVTKFAIKAIKLYKHVVQIVEKFIKRCKPELKVPGLYVVDSIVRQSRHQFGVEKDVFGPRFLKNFSETFRNLLLCPEDDKIKIVRVLNLWQKNAVFDMDIIQPLMDMANEALQTRQPSVPTEPQAPYSAEPQAPFLAEPPAAPPLSQMSDSDALAAVAQLFQSPHGHEIQRMLENWQQAEKIRAAGATDGLDAAPGNVPPLPAANEDWSAPAEAPAGFPQRLAGHYDYGDEPGGEVTAPNPAAAAAGSFGVAIGQMHDTLALPPLAAAHGHDTGAFERVADFGERPSFPGPYHYRGESASRRAQPAEDTSSRRPRVYGGRTRSRSRSPRRRSPPAPSRSRRAWGSGSRSADRRRRSPPLRTVEERQRDRERRQKGLPTFKSKMLCVCTTTLWLGQLDKKTQESDVVSLLEEFGQIQSVNMIPPRGCAYAAMVHRLDAYTALNKLSRGSFKVNGKPVKVAWAFNKGLKRTHKKFWDVDQGVTYIPWDQVKADELESYREGGMLDPDTLKEEWKKSLELNRLHPEEEENEEVTSALPEITATIENGLSETTGSGQTPIQQVPTGPLPFSPLAALAVPPELVGNASALQSTSGAPTEPHPPPPPFPRLGSPPPQPPLASPSATAKLSPRRFPAPVAAAAAPGGSPFPSERFRPAFPPRGPPFTLPEGATSPPSRWRLVGPPGHTLRGGW, from the exons ATGGAAGCGGTCAGCGCCTTCAATACGGAG CTCTTCTCCATGATCGACATGCAGCCTCCGATATCTCGAGCCAAGATGATGGCCGTCACCAAGTTTGCCATCAAAGCCATCAAG CTCTACAAACACGTCGTCCAGATCGTCGAAAAGTTTATCAAGCGG TGTAAACCGGAGCTGAAAGTGCCGGGCTTGTACGTGGTGGACTCCATCGTGCGTCAGTCGCGTCACCAGTTCGGAGTAGAAAAGGATGTGTTCGGGCCGCGCTTCTTGAAAAACTTTTCCGAGACCTTTCGCAACCTTTTACTCTGCCCGGAAGACGACAAG ATCAAAATTGTCCGGGTGTTGAACCTGTGGCAGAAGAATGCCGTGTTTGACATGGACATCATTCAGCCTCTGATGGACATGGCAAATGAAGCCCTGCAGACTCGACAACCCTCGG TTCCCACAGAGCCGCAAGCTCCGTATTCGGCGGAGCCGCAAGCTCCGTTTTTGGCGGAGCCACCCGCGGCCCCACCTCTGTCTCAGATGTCCGATTCGGACGCTTTGGCCGCCGTGGCCCAGCTCTTCCAGTCCCCGCACGGTCACGAG ATCCAAAGAATGCTTGAAAATTGGCAGCAAGCGGAGAAGATTCGGGCGGCGGGCGCCACCGACGGGCTGGACGCCGCCCCGGGGAACGTGCCCCCCCTCCCCGCCGCCAATGAAGACTGGAGCGCCCCGGCGGAG GCGCCCGCCGGATTTCCCCAGAGACTAGCGGGCCACTATGATTACGGCGACGAACCCGGCGGGGAAGTGACCGCGCCCaacccggcggcggcggcggcgggctcttT CGGCGTGGCCATCGGACAGATGCACGACACGCTCGCTCTTCCTCCACTGGCAGCGGCACACGGACACGACACGGGCGCCTTCGAG CGCGTGGCCGACTTTGGCGAGCGTCCCTCCTTTCCCGGCCCGTACCATTACAGAGGGGAGTCTGCGTCACGACGT GCCCAGCCGGCGGAGGATACGTCCTCGCGGAGACCCAGAGTCTACGGCGGGAGAACCAGATCTCGCTCTAG ATCTCCCCGGAGAAGATCCCCGCCGGCGCCGTCGCGCTCCCGAAGGGCCTGGGGCTCCGGATCGCGCTCGGCCGACAGGCGCCGCCGCTCCCCGCCCCTGCGCACCGTGGAAGAGCGCCAGCGAGACAGGGAGCGGCGGCAAAAGGGCCTGCCCACCTTCAAGAGCAAGATGCTTTGCG tgtgcACCACTACGCTGTGGCTGGGTCAGCTGGACAAGAAAACCCAAGAGTCAGACGTGGTGTCCCTCCTGGAGGAGTTTGGTCAGATCCAGTCCGTCAAC ATGATCCCTCCGAGGGGTTGCGCCTACGCCGCCATGGTCCACAGATTGGACGCCTACACGGCCCTCAACAAGCTCAGTCGCGGCTCCTTTAAAGTCAACGGCAAGCCCGTCAAG GTGGCGTGGGCTTTTAACAAAGGCTTGAAGCGCACCCACAAGAAGTTTTGGGACGTGGACCAAGGCGTCACTTACATCCCCTGGGACCAGGTCAAAGCCGACGAACTGGAAAGCTACCGGGAAGGCGGAATGCTGGACCCCGACACGCTCAAAGAAG agtggaaaaaaagtctGGAGCTCAACAGACTGCacccagaggaggaggagaacgagGAGGTGACGTCTGCACTGCCGGAAATCACCGCCACGATCGAAAACGGCCTCTCGGAAACGACGGGGAGCGGCCAGACTCCCATTCAG CAGGTGCCGACAGGTCCGCTTCCTTTTTCGCCGTTGGCGGCTTTGGCCGTCCCGCCGGAGTTGGTGGGCAACGCTTCAG CCCTCCAATCTACGAGCGGTGCGCCGACCGAGCCccacccgcc TCCGCCGCCATTCCCCCGACTGGGCTCCCCGCCTCCACAGCCCCCACTGGCGTCCCCGAGCGCGACGGCGAAGCTCTCTCCTCGGCGCTTCCCGGCGcccgttgccgccgccgccgcacccGGAGGATCCCCCTTCCCCTCGGAGAGATTCCGTCCGGCGTTCCCCCCCCGGGGACCCCCTTTCACGCTGCCGGAGGGCGCGACGTCGCCCCCTTCCAGGTGGAGGTTGGTCGGACCGCCTGGTCACACCCTCCGGGGGGGCTGGTGA
- the LOC144200293 gene encoding SR-related and CTD-associated factor 8-like isoform X3, with amino-acid sequence MEAVSAFNTELFSMIDMQPPISRAKMMAVTKFAIKAIKLYKHVVQIVEKFIKRCKPELKVPGLYVVDSIVRQSRHQFGVEKDVFGPRFLKNFSETFRNLLLCPEDDKIKIVRVLNLWQKNAVFDMDIIQPLMDMANEALQTRQPSVPTEPQAPYSAEPQAPFLAEPPAAPPLSQMSDSDALAAVAQLFQSPHGHEIQRMLENWQQAEKIRAAGATDGLDAAPGNVPPLPAANEDWSAPAEAPAGFPQRLAGHYDYGDEPGGEVTAPNPAAAAAGSFGVAIGQMHDTLALPPLAAAHGHDTGAFERVADFGERPSFPGPYHYRGESASRRAQPAEDTSSRRPRVYGGRTRSRSRSPRRRSPPAPSRSRRAWGSGSRSADRRRRSPPLRTVEERQRDRERRQKGLPTFKSKMLCVCTTTLWLGQLDKKTQESDVVSLLEEFGQIQSVNMIPPRGCAYAAMVHRLDAYTALNKLSRGSFKVNGKPVKVAWAFNKGLKRTHKKFWDVDQGVTYIPWDQVKADELESYREGGMLDPDTLKEEWKKSLELNRLHPEEEENEEVTSALPEITATIENGLSETTGSGQTPIQQVPTGPLPFSPLAALAVPPELVGNASALQSTSGAPTEPHPPPPPPPFPRLGSPPPQPPLASPSATAKLSPRRFPAPVAAAAAPGGSPFPSERFRPAFPPRGPPFTLPEGATSPPSRWRLVGPPGHTLRGGW; translated from the exons ATGGAAGCGGTCAGCGCCTTCAATACGGAG CTCTTCTCCATGATCGACATGCAGCCTCCGATATCTCGAGCCAAGATGATGGCCGTCACCAAGTTTGCCATCAAAGCCATCAAG CTCTACAAACACGTCGTCCAGATCGTCGAAAAGTTTATCAAGCGG TGTAAACCGGAGCTGAAAGTGCCGGGCTTGTACGTGGTGGACTCCATCGTGCGTCAGTCGCGTCACCAGTTCGGAGTAGAAAAGGATGTGTTCGGGCCGCGCTTCTTGAAAAACTTTTCCGAGACCTTTCGCAACCTTTTACTCTGCCCGGAAGACGACAAG ATCAAAATTGTCCGGGTGTTGAACCTGTGGCAGAAGAATGCCGTGTTTGACATGGACATCATTCAGCCTCTGATGGACATGGCAAATGAAGCCCTGCAGACTCGACAACCCTCGG TTCCCACAGAGCCGCAAGCTCCGTATTCGGCGGAGCCGCAAGCTCCGTTTTTGGCGGAGCCACCCGCGGCCCCACCTCTGTCTCAGATGTCCGATTCGGACGCTTTGGCCGCCGTGGCCCAGCTCTTCCAGTCCCCGCACGGTCACGAG ATCCAAAGAATGCTTGAAAATTGGCAGCAAGCGGAGAAGATTCGGGCGGCGGGCGCCACCGACGGGCTGGACGCCGCCCCGGGGAACGTGCCCCCCCTCCCCGCCGCCAATGAAGACTGGAGCGCCCCGGCGGAG GCGCCCGCCGGATTTCCCCAGAGACTAGCGGGCCACTATGATTACGGCGACGAACCCGGCGGGGAAGTGACCGCGCCCaacccggcggcggcggcggcgggctcttT CGGCGTGGCCATCGGACAGATGCACGACACGCTCGCTCTTCCTCCACTGGCAGCGGCACACGGACACGACACGGGCGCCTTCGAG CGCGTGGCCGACTTTGGCGAGCGTCCCTCCTTTCCCGGCCCGTACCATTACAGAGGGGAGTCTGCGTCACGACGT GCCCAGCCGGCGGAGGATACGTCCTCGCGGAGACCCAGAGTCTACGGCGGGAGAACCAGATCTCGCTCTAG ATCTCCCCGGAGAAGATCCCCGCCGGCGCCGTCGCGCTCCCGAAGGGCCTGGGGCTCCGGATCGCGCTCGGCCGACAGGCGCCGCCGCTCCCCGCCCCTGCGCACCGTGGAAGAGCGCCAGCGAGACAGGGAGCGGCGGCAAAAGGGCCTGCCCACCTTCAAGAGCAAGATGCTTTGCG tgtgcACCACTACGCTGTGGCTGGGTCAGCTGGACAAGAAAACCCAAGAGTCAGACGTGGTGTCCCTCCTGGAGGAGTTTGGTCAGATCCAGTCCGTCAAC ATGATCCCTCCGAGGGGTTGCGCCTACGCCGCCATGGTCCACAGATTGGACGCCTACACGGCCCTCAACAAGCTCAGTCGCGGCTCCTTTAAAGTCAACGGCAAGCCCGTCAAG GTGGCGTGGGCTTTTAACAAAGGCTTGAAGCGCACCCACAAGAAGTTTTGGGACGTGGACCAAGGCGTCACTTACATCCCCTGGGACCAGGTCAAAGCCGACGAACTGGAAAGCTACCGGGAAGGCGGAATGCTGGACCCCGACACGCTCAAAGAAG agtggaaaaaaagtctGGAGCTCAACAGACTGCacccagaggaggaggagaacgagGAGGTGACGTCTGCACTGCCGGAAATCACCGCCACGATCGAAAACGGCCTCTCGGAAACGACGGGGAGCGGCCAGACTCCCATTCAG CAGGTGCCGACAGGTCCGCTTCCTTTTTCGCCGTTGGCGGCTTTGGCCGTCCCGCCGGAGTTGGTGGGCAACGCTTCAG CCCTCCAATCTACGAGCGGTGCGCCGACCGAGCCccacccgccgccgccgccgcc GCCATTCCCCCGACTGGGCTCCCCGCCTCCACAGCCCCCACTGGCGTCCCCGAGCGCGACGGCGAAGCTCTCTCCTCGGCGCTTCCCGGCGcccgttgccgccgccgccgcacccGGAGGATCCCCCTTCCCCTCGGAGAGATTCCGTCCGGCGTTCCCCCCCCGGGGACCCCCTTTCACGCTGCCGGAGGGCGCGACGTCGCCCCCTTCCAGGTGGAGGTTGGTCGGACCGCCTGGTCACACCCTCCGGGGGGGCTGGTGA
- the LOC144200293 gene encoding SR-related and CTD-associated factor 8-like isoform X1, which produces MEAVSAFNTELFSMIDMQPPISRAKMMAVTKFAIKAIKLYKHVVQIVEKFIKRCKPELKVPGLYVVDSIVRQSRHQFGVEKDVFGPRFLKNFSETFRNLLLCPEDDKIKIVRVLNLWQKNAVFDMDIIQPLMDMANEALQTRQPSVPTEPQAPYSAEPQAPFLAEPPAAPPLSQMSDSDALAAVAQLFQSPHGHEIQRMLENWQQAEKIRAAGATDGLDAAPGNVPPLPAANEDWSAPAEAPAGFPQRLAGHYDYGDEPGGEVTAPNPAAAAAGSFGVAIGQMHDTLALPPLAAAHGHDTGAFERVADFGERPSFPGPYHYRGESASRRAQPAEDTSSRRPRVYGGRTRSRSRSPRRRSPPAPSRSRRAWGSGSRSADRRRRSPPLRTVEERQRDRERRQKGLPTFKSKMLCVCTTTLWLGQLDKKTQESDVVSLLEEFGQIQSVNMIPPRGCAYAAMVHRLDAYTALNKLSRGSFKVNGKPVKVAWAFNKGLKRTHKKFWDVDQGVTYIPWDQVKADELESYREGGMLDPDTLKEEWKKSLELNRLHPEEEENEEVTSALPEITATIENGLSETTGSGQTPIQQVPTGPLPFSPLAALAVPPELVGNASALQSTSGAPTEPHPPPPPPFPRLGSPPPPPFPRLGSPPPQPPLASPSATAKLSPRRFPAPVAAAAAPGGSPFPSERFRPAFPPRGPPFTLPEGATSPPSRWRLVGPPGHTLRGGW; this is translated from the exons ATGGAAGCGGTCAGCGCCTTCAATACGGAG CTCTTCTCCATGATCGACATGCAGCCTCCGATATCTCGAGCCAAGATGATGGCCGTCACCAAGTTTGCCATCAAAGCCATCAAG CTCTACAAACACGTCGTCCAGATCGTCGAAAAGTTTATCAAGCGG TGTAAACCGGAGCTGAAAGTGCCGGGCTTGTACGTGGTGGACTCCATCGTGCGTCAGTCGCGTCACCAGTTCGGAGTAGAAAAGGATGTGTTCGGGCCGCGCTTCTTGAAAAACTTTTCCGAGACCTTTCGCAACCTTTTACTCTGCCCGGAAGACGACAAG ATCAAAATTGTCCGGGTGTTGAACCTGTGGCAGAAGAATGCCGTGTTTGACATGGACATCATTCAGCCTCTGATGGACATGGCAAATGAAGCCCTGCAGACTCGACAACCCTCGG TTCCCACAGAGCCGCAAGCTCCGTATTCGGCGGAGCCGCAAGCTCCGTTTTTGGCGGAGCCACCCGCGGCCCCACCTCTGTCTCAGATGTCCGATTCGGACGCTTTGGCCGCCGTGGCCCAGCTCTTCCAGTCCCCGCACGGTCACGAG ATCCAAAGAATGCTTGAAAATTGGCAGCAAGCGGAGAAGATTCGGGCGGCGGGCGCCACCGACGGGCTGGACGCCGCCCCGGGGAACGTGCCCCCCCTCCCCGCCGCCAATGAAGACTGGAGCGCCCCGGCGGAG GCGCCCGCCGGATTTCCCCAGAGACTAGCGGGCCACTATGATTACGGCGACGAACCCGGCGGGGAAGTGACCGCGCCCaacccggcggcggcggcggcgggctcttT CGGCGTGGCCATCGGACAGATGCACGACACGCTCGCTCTTCCTCCACTGGCAGCGGCACACGGACACGACACGGGCGCCTTCGAG CGCGTGGCCGACTTTGGCGAGCGTCCCTCCTTTCCCGGCCCGTACCATTACAGAGGGGAGTCTGCGTCACGACGT GCCCAGCCGGCGGAGGATACGTCCTCGCGGAGACCCAGAGTCTACGGCGGGAGAACCAGATCTCGCTCTAG ATCTCCCCGGAGAAGATCCCCGCCGGCGCCGTCGCGCTCCCGAAGGGCCTGGGGCTCCGGATCGCGCTCGGCCGACAGGCGCCGCCGCTCCCCGCCCCTGCGCACCGTGGAAGAGCGCCAGCGAGACAGGGAGCGGCGGCAAAAGGGCCTGCCCACCTTCAAGAGCAAGATGCTTTGCG tgtgcACCACTACGCTGTGGCTGGGTCAGCTGGACAAGAAAACCCAAGAGTCAGACGTGGTGTCCCTCCTGGAGGAGTTTGGTCAGATCCAGTCCGTCAAC ATGATCCCTCCGAGGGGTTGCGCCTACGCCGCCATGGTCCACAGATTGGACGCCTACACGGCCCTCAACAAGCTCAGTCGCGGCTCCTTTAAAGTCAACGGCAAGCCCGTCAAG GTGGCGTGGGCTTTTAACAAAGGCTTGAAGCGCACCCACAAGAAGTTTTGGGACGTGGACCAAGGCGTCACTTACATCCCCTGGGACCAGGTCAAAGCCGACGAACTGGAAAGCTACCGGGAAGGCGGAATGCTGGACCCCGACACGCTCAAAGAAG agtggaaaaaaagtctGGAGCTCAACAGACTGCacccagaggaggaggagaacgagGAGGTGACGTCTGCACTGCCGGAAATCACCGCCACGATCGAAAACGGCCTCTCGGAAACGACGGGGAGCGGCCAGACTCCCATTCAG CAGGTGCCGACAGGTCCGCTTCCTTTTTCGCCGTTGGCGGCTTTGGCCGTCCCGCCGGAGTTGGTGGGCAACGCTTCAG CCCTCCAATCTACGAGCGGTGCGCCGACCGAGCCccacccgccgccgccgccgccattccCCCGACTGGGCTCCCCGCCTCCGCCGCCATTCCCCCGACTGGGCTCCCCGCCTCCACAGCCCCCACTGGCGTCCCCGAGCGCGACGGCGAAGCTCTCTCCTCGGCGCTTCCCGGCGcccgttgccgccgccgccgcacccGGAGGATCCCCCTTCCCCTCGGAGAGATTCCGTCCGGCGTTCCCCCCCCGGGGACCCCCTTTCACGCTGCCGGAGGGCGCGACGTCGCCCCCTTCCAGGTGGAGGTTGGTCGGACCGCCTGGTCACACCCTCCGGGGGGGCTGGTGA